The Acanthopagrus latus isolate v.2019 chromosome 6, fAcaLat1.1, whole genome shotgun sequence genome includes a region encoding these proteins:
- the epha2a gene encoding ephrin type-A receptor 2a, whose amino-acid sequence MEFRRVNLFLFLFINQVFASLQSKEKILLDMSASGSELGWLTLPYENGWEIVQTVVNGSLYYTYSVCNIDSTEQDNWVRTTFIQRRPGTTRVSVELRFIVRDCNTFEGASVACKETFNLYLSEADADVGTNFRKGQFRKVATIAPDEVTRGRVLKVNMETRIVGPLSRKGFYLAFQDMGACVALLSVRVYYKTCPSTVQSLAAFPETVADALREVEGACVKNAVSQATPRIYCTAEGEWVVPVGQCQCLAGYETTGESCQVCKPGYFKPSVSSKFCQVCPDNTKPSAAGATECQCEEGFFRSPSDPPTSACSAPPSAPRDLSATTLSAEGRMQLSWSPPLVTGGRSDLTYNVVCELCDGASCIPCGEKIRFEPGPTDLEEPTVIVTDLDSHLNYTFTVEAHSGVSHFSTERPTASITTALDYTDPPKVTLIHLDDRGPTSLSLSWTLSRRPPAHINHRYELMYRRKDDEGERDVTTYTVLILEKTSVQINDLTPDTTYMFRVQAMSPEGHPGSYSVEHEFHTSPLAESQVQNNSTMVMGAVFGVVVILLVVVAVLLLRKRRLSSRGRGGPEDPYFSTDQLKPLKTYVDPHMYEDPNIAIQKFVTEIDQSAISKQKVIGVGEFGEVFRGTMKTPGRGEVAVAIKTLKPGYSEKQRQDFLSEASIMGQFSHPNIIRLEGVVTKYKHIMIVTEYMENGALDTYLKDRDGEIPSYQLVGMLRGIAAGMKYLSDMSYVHRDLAARNVLVNSNLECKVSDFGLSRVLEDDAEGTYTTRGGKIPIRWTAPEAIAYRKFTSASDVWSFGIVMWEVMAFGERPYWDMSNHEVMKAINEAFRLPAPMDSPSAIYQLMLQCWQQDRAKRPRFSDIVNILDKLLRSPESLKPIADFDPRVSIRLPSTSGCDGTMFRSVPEWLESIKMSQYNESFARAGITTMEQVLALRHEDIRNIGVRLPGHMKRIAYSILGLKDETSSLSVFAV is encoded by the exons ATGGAGTTCCGTCGGgtcaacttgtttttgtttttatttattaaccaAGTTTTTGCCAGCCTTCAGTCGAAAGAAA aAATATTGCTGGATATGAGCGCTTCAGGATCAGAGTTGGGGTGGCTGACGTTGCCATATGAGAACGGA TGGGAGATAGTCCAGACGGTGGTGAACGGCTCACTTTATTACACCTACAGTGTTTGTAACATAGACTCTACTGAACAGGACAACTGGGTACGCACAACGTTCATCCAGCGGCGCCCGGGGACCACACGGGTCTCTGTGGAGCTGCGCTTTATTGTGCGAGACTGCAACACTTTTGAGGGCGCTTCTGTCGCCTGCAAAGAAACCTTCAACCTTTACCTCTCAGAGGCTGATGCCGACGTGGGAACCAACTTCCGCAAAGGCCAGTTCCGCAAAGTGGCCACCATCGCTCCTGATGAGGTCACAAGGGGCCGTGTGCTGAAGGTCAACATGGAGACAAGGATTGTGGGGCCTCTGTCTAGAAAGGGGTTCTACCTTGCTTTTCAGGACATGGGCGCTTGTGTGGCGCTGCTCTCTGTCAGAGTCTACTACAAGACCTGCCCGTCCACTGTGCAGAGCTTGGCGGCCTTCCCGGAGACCGTGGCGGATGCTctcagggaggtggagggagccTGTGTGAAGAACGCTGTGAGTCAGGCCACCCCACGCATCTACTGCACAGCTGAGGGAGAATGGGTGGTTCCCGTGGGTCAGTGCCAGTGTCTGGCAGGCTACGAAACCACCGGGGAGTCCTGCCAAG TGTGCAAACCAGGCTACTTCAAGCCGTCTGTGTCCAGCAAGTTTTGTCAGGTTTGCCCTGATAACACCAAGCCCTCAGCAGCCGGCGCCACTGAGTGTCAGTGCGAGGAGGGTTTCTTCCGCTCCCCCTCAGACCCTCCGACATCAGCCTGCTCTG CTCCACCCAGTGCCCCTCGTGACCTGAGCGCCACCACCCTTTCAGCAGAGGGCAGAATGCAGCTGTCCTGGAGCCCACCGCTGGTGACCGGGGGTCGCAGTGACCTCACCTACAACGTGGTGTGCGAGCTCTGCGACGGGGCCTCGTGCATCCCCTGTGGCGAGAAGATCCGCTTCGAGCCAGGTCCTACTGACCTGGAGGAGCCCACGGTCATCGTGACTGACCTGGATTCTCATCTCAACTACACGTTTACCGTGGAGGCTCACAGCGGTGTGTCCCACTTTAGCACCGAGAGGCCGACTGCGAGCATCACCACAGCTCTTGACTACACAG ATCCCCCCAAGGTGACGTTGATCCATCTGGATGATCGCGGCCCCaccagtctgtctctgtcctggACTCTGTCTCGCAGGCCTCCAGCCCACATCAATCACCGCTATGAGCTTATGTACCGCAGAAAA GATGATGAAGGCGAGCGAGATGTGACCACCTACACCGTCTTGATTTTGGAGAAAACCTCAGTCCAGATTAACGACCTCACCCCAGATACTACTTACATGTTCAGGGTGCAAGCAATGAGTCCTGAAGGCCACCCTGGCAGCTACAGTGTGGAGCACGAGTTCCATACTTCACCATTAG ccGAGTCTCAGGTCCAGAACAACTCCACCATGGTGATGGGAGCTGTATTTGGAGTGGTGGTTATTCTGCTTGTTGTGGTGGCCGTCCTGCTCCTGCGTAAAAG gaGACTGAGCTCTCGTGGCAGGGGAGGACCTGAAGATCCCTACTTTTCAACAG ATCAGCTCAAGCCTCTGAAGACGTACGTTGATCCACACATGTACGAGGACCCCAACATCGCCATCCAgaagtttgtcacagagatcGACCAGAGCGCCATCAGCAAACAAAAAGTCATCGGTGTTG GAGAGTTTGGCGAAGTGTTTCGGGGCACGATGAAGACTCCCGGGCGAGGGGAGGTGGCCGTAGCGATCAAGACCCTGAAGCCGGGGTACTCGGAGAAACAGAGGCAGGACTTCTTGAGCGAGGCCAGCATCATGGGGCAGTTTTCTCACCCAAATATCATCCGCCTGGAGGGAGTCGTCACCAAAT ACAAGCACATCATGATAGTGACAGAATACATGGAGAACGGAGCTCTTGACACCTATCTGAAG GACCGTGATGGAGAGATTCCATCGTACCAGCTCGTGGGGATGCTGCGTGGAATAGCTGCTGGCATGAAATACCTGTCTGACATGAGCTACGTCCACCGTGACCTGGCAGCGAGAAACGTTCTGGTCAACAGCAACCTGGAGTGTAAAGTGTCTGATTTTGGCCTGTCGCGTGTGCTGGAGGATGATGCTGAGGGCACCTACACAACGAGA GGAGGTAAAATCCCCATTCGCTGGACTGCCCCCGAGGCCATTGCATACAGGAAATTCACCTCAGCCAGCGACGTGTGGAGCTTCGGCATCGTCATGTGGGAAGTCATGGCATTTGGAGAACGGCCCTACTGGGACATGAGCAACCATGAG GTCATGAAGGCTATCAACGAGGCCTTCAGGCTTCCTGCTCCGATGGACTCCCCATCCGCTATCTACCAGCTCATGCTCCAGTGCTGGCAGCAGGACCGCGCCAAACGACCTCGCTTCTCGGACATCGTCAACATTTTGGACAAACTGCTCCGAAGCCCAGAGTCTCTAAAACCCATCGCAGACTTCGACCCACG TGTGTCCATCCGCCTGCCCAGCACCAGCGGCTGTGACGGCACCATGTTCAGATCGGTGCCCGAGTGGCTGGAATCCATCAAAATGAGCCAGTACAACGAGAGCTTCGCTCGCGCCGGGATCACAACCATGGAGCAGGTGCTCGCCTTGAGGCATGA AGACATCAGGAATATTGGAGTGCGGTTGCCCGGTCACATGAAGAGGATAGCGTACAGCATCCTGGGCCTGAAAGATGA